The stretch of DNA ATATTTTATTGGCAGTTGGAGTCGCAATGAATTGCACCATATAGGAAATCCAACTTATCCAGCAGTGAGGACTGAAATTAAGCAATGTAAAAAAAGGAATAACAACCAGTAAAAGGTGTGATAGGAAGATTAATCAAGAAATGATTGGCTATACCTGTAATAAGGgacttctaatttttttgtaTCAGGAAGGTTTGCCAGTCTGTTTAGGAAaacaatatattcaagaaaattaagAAGCAAAATTTTCTTCATGCCCCAAGTGCATAAAAGTTGCAAAATTTAAGTTTATCTAGTCTTTGTCAATTCCTGCAGACGGACAGAGTACAAGTAACTCAATAAGTTCATGCCCAGGTGCAAGTTGTAAAAGATTTCGGCGCAGTGAAGTATACCCTGGAACCTACAGAGAAACGGAACATAGATGTATTAAGAAAACTCATTACCTCAAATTCTCCATAAAAACAAATCTGATCTCAAGACAGTGTACAGAACTTGTGAAACGATGATAATCTCTCAAAACCACCGCAAAGGTAGAGGGTTGGCAAGGATGCATTCATTCCATACCTCTAAGATAGATGGAATACCCAGGCCATTAGACCCGAATCCCTGCTCTATTTTCCCTGATAAATCTGCAGTCTTATCCTATAATCATGAtaaaaccaaaaacaaaaaaacaaacaaacatcaTCAGGGCACCCATAATCACCCAAAAAAACAAAACTTGAAACGTgaaatttgaaggaaaaaaaatacCTTTAACTCTGTGTAGGGAATAGCAACTGTAGGAACCGATTGAGGTGAGATTTGAGAAAATATCCGATCCGTCGCAGAACGGCAGAATTTGGTGGAGATAGCGTCATTTGTAAGCCGCTGGGAGGGAAAACGGGTTCCAATGTTGGAGAGGGGTTGCACTTTCCAAGGCTTCAGCGTATTCATTTGGCGTGATGAAAGTAGCCGGCAACTTGGGACTCCCCACTACAATGGCCCGAAACCTTAAAAAGGAATTTCTTGGGACATGGATACGATCAAGGATCGCAAATCATTTGGAATAGACTTCGCCTGCTCATTTTTATTAGAATTATAGAATGAATTAAATTTATGGTATATATGTAAGGAAATAATTTATATGGTCTATTACCGTGGACCCCAGTAACCGCTGGCGTGTTATATATAGAACCCAAGAAGGTAAAAATGAAAAGGCGAAACCAAATGTGTTCACTTTCCACAACGGAGCCCACAAATTTTGCAAGATTCTTCAATCTGAAGCCGGTCTCTTCGAACTTTCCTTTTATTCTTCTTCAATATTTCACTGCGACCATTGAAAATACACACTAAAATACACGTCCACAGCTATCAGCAGCCACCTTTACTCAGGTTTGATTGATGACCTGTCTAAATTTCCCTGATAGATATATGTTGGTATTTGTTCTTGGATATATATTTGGAATTAAGATAAGAGCGTATCTGGAAGTTGTCTTCGTTGGGTTCTAGTATATGTTTATTAGCCTTTGGTGGGTTTGtgctagttttttttttcttttgaggGGATTAAAATTAATTTGCGAGTCTCATGATATCTAAAGTTTAGAGGGCGTGGTGTGATTTGGGGGTTGGCCTTTAGTATGGTATTGGTCAGTCAAGGCGTGTGGCAGGATCTTCATAGTTCCTGGATAATGAATTAAAAGTCTGATCGAGATAATATCTGTTTTGGTCTGGCTTTTCCATGAGTATCCTGAAGTTTATTGTGAATTGATGTTTTTTGGTTTCTGAGGTTCAAATGTTCCCTTTTGTCGCAGCTGCTTGACCCCTGACATCCTTTTTAGTTTGTTTGTTTGAAGGGAAACTTGAGGTCAAGGGAGAAGATTTTAATTCCCGTTTTGAGCTATCACACTTTTGCTTCAACTGTAATGTAAGAAAATTGGAAGTGATTTGGAAATTTGAGGTGCCGATTTCATCTTTCGCTTCATCAGTCTGGGATCAGTTTGTGGAGATTTTGAAGTTGAATTGACAGTTACATTTTGAGATTGTTCCTGAATCTGGCTGGCTTGATTACTGTAAATAGGGTAAAGCATATGTGATCCGACCGCTGCATATCTTTGGATTGCCCAACTGTATCTTGTCTAATGTCCTGCTTACTTTTGGAGATTCATAGCCGAGGATGCCTCTTCTATCGTTGCGTTTGAAATATGGAATCTTTATGCAACTCTTCGCTGAAAAttgcattaatttttttaagtcTACTTGTGCTGGTAAAATCTCCCATAATATCTGCTTCGGAGTTTTCGAAGCAGCGGAAGGCATGTGGAAAATTCCATGTTAGACACTCAGGTGATTTTGGCCATGAATTGTTTTTTGTAGATGGGAAATTGGTGGACAGATATGTATTCTGTGATGCTCTGGAAGACGATTATACGAGACATTGCTTCTTTACAAGAAATATTGGAAAACAGTATTGTGAGTTGGATTTTGCAGTAGGTATGCACCATCTTACAATTTTCacttattttttttcattagtGAATTTTATTTACcgttcataatctcatttattAGATTTGATAAAACTATCACTGTTGTAAAGCCGGTCTTATATCTACTGTATCCCAGAAAAGTTGAATTCGCACGTgggaagaaaaattttaaaaactgtGGTTAGAGAAGAAAGTGGTGGACATGATAACAATAAAACATCTCAGCATGGTAAAGATAATCACACTGAAATTTCTCTATTGAATCCCAGAATGCTAGCCATGGCATTGCCTGTTTTCTTTGTTTTAAGTTGTGCCTTAGTTTGCCCATGCTTCCAAGCAAGGAAAAGGGAAACCGGACACACCGTGCTCTCAGAGGAGCCTAATTCAAGTGAGTAGAATCAGTTTTTTTAATTATCCAGTCTTTACATTGCTTTGTTGTAAATTGAATCTTCTTGCCTTCATAAATCCAGTTTAATGACAGTTAAATTGGTCATTGGATTGGACAATCATTTTTAGTCTTGGAAGTCCTTTTTACTCGTTTGGAAATTTTTTGGAGCTGCCTGCACACGATCAACGAGTTGTCCATTTGGCATTTCACATATATAAGCCGCTCATAAAATCTCGCTTGTCTGTGTGTTTGTGCATGTACTCAGATGCACAGCACTTTTGgtgaaataataatttctccaCACCTTACATGGTTTTCTCTATCCCTGCAGTTGATTCAGTTTCATCTTTAGAAAGGAATCCCATGTTTGAAAAGTTTCCAGGAAGTCCACTGAGAGTACCGCCCAGTCCATTGAGAGTGCCGCCCAGTCCATTGAGATTTTCCATGTCACCAAAACTTAATAGGCTTGGATCTGTCCATCTAAATATGAGCCAAGTTGCCAGGGCAACAAAAAATTTCTCACGAACTTTGAGGATAGGTGAAGGAGGGTTTGGAACGGTCTACAAGGCTGAGCTACCGAATGGCCAGGTTGTTGCCATCAAACGAGCAAGAAAGGTACAGATTTACTTATCTCTATATTAACCTAATTTTGAGCCATCTGCTTGAATCATGTTTTCGCTACAGTAAATAATCATAACAGTAATTGCTGAAAGGCATGTTCTCAATGTGGGTGGTGAAGAGGAGTCTGTTATGGAAATTTACTGATTTCTTTCTCTGTGAATTTATTGGTCCAGAATTCCATCCCCACTCCCTACATGTATAGATCATTAGCTGTATTTATTTGGACATCACTTATTTCACCTGGGGCTGGACAACCCTTTGCTATTATTTCAAATGCTATCTGTTTATAGTTGATACGTATCAACTTTCGTATGGATGATGTTCAAAGTAATTTTTTACCCCCTCATGTATGTCTAGTGATGAGTAAAtagatatataaaaaaattgccAATAAAATATGTCTTAGCTATGATCCTCTATCTGatatctttttttctttttggctTGAAAACAAATGATGCAACAGGTTGAAGCTCTGCAGAGTGAGTTTAGGAGTGAAATTGAGCTTTTGGCAAAAATTGATCACCGAAATCTAGTCAAGCTACTTGGCTATGTTGAAAAAGGGAATGAACGATTGATTATCACAGAATATGTGCCAAATGGTACACTTAGAGAACATCTTGATGGTAAAGCTTTTTAGATCCTACAATGTCGCCAATATTCCTTTTGTAGTTACAGAAATATAATGCAGTTTTTGTGCTAATATTTACTTGGTAGGTCTTAAAGGAGGGAAGATATTGGATTTTAATCAGCGGCTTGAAATTTTGATTGATGTTGCTCACGGCCTGACATATCTCCATTTGTATTCTGGTAACAACCATTTCTACATGGTGTGTTTGTTTCGGAACCTCCTTATatatttgaaaaagaaaatgaaacgtATTATCTGGTTAATTATTGTTTACTTTAATGTAGAGAAGCAAATTATCCACAGAGATGTCAAGTCCTCAAATATTCTGTTGACTGAGAGTGTGAGAGCCAAGGTTGCAGATTTTGGATTTGCCAAGCTGGGAGAAGACTCGGACAAATCGCATGTATCAACCAAAGTAAAAGGAACTGTTGGTTACCTTGATCCTGAGTATATGAGAACAAATCAACTCACAACCAAAAGCGATGTTTACTCATTTGGGATATTGTTATTAGAAATTTTAACTGGTCGTCGACCTGTGGACTTGAAGAGACCACCTGAGGAGAGGGTGATGATTAGATGGGTAAGCTTCTCTCTGTACCTGACTTGGTTATTTGCCATAATCATTGTGCAAAACacaattttcttgattttgccCTTTTGGACGCCATAAATATTTGAAGTGTTAACTTTCAACAATGTGGTCTGACTTCTTACAATATCTCCTATGCTTAAGAACATCTGAAACTAACCGAAGTGGAATAAATCTGACTCGCTTCTTTAATTTGCTTTAATAATAAGATCTTGAAGTCAAACTTTTAAAGAAATTCAAAATTGTTTGcctgctaaatttatttatttatcgcAAAAAAATTTCATGGTTTTTAACCTGAACAACTTGGATCTTGTTTGCTGAACTCATTACTTGGAATGAATGTTGTGCAGGCTTTCAAGAAATACAACGAAGGAAAATTTTCGGATTTGTTAGACCCTTTGATGAATGAAAATGTAGATGATGAAATACTGGCGAAAATGTTCAGCTTGGCCATTGATTGTGCAGCGCCCACACGAGCTGATCGTCCAGATATGAAAATAGTCGGGGAGCAGCTGTGGGGAATTAGGATGGACTACTTGAGAAATGAAAGGAGATAGATATCGAGATGTCCTAAAGTAAGATACTCAGTGCTCATGTTGTATACTCAGTTGTCCTTGTTTGATAGGAGATTATATTCAGAGGTTGTATCATTTTTTCAGATTTCAGATTTATAGATCACGTGGATGGCAGTTTTAAAATCTTAGTACTGAATTGTTTATTGTTCACGTTGTCTTTATAAAAAATGACGGTTTCCAAGATTTGTATATGTTTATCTAGTTTAATGTACTCGCATCTTGTTGTGGTGAAAGTTTGGGGTTTTGGTTGCTTTGCCTTTTGGGGAGAAATCAACCGTATatgttttggaaaaaaaatatttgtatatCATTCATGCCTTTTTTGGCTGACACTCGTGTGGTTAGTTCGACGCTGCCTTTGGGTCAAAGGTGATTGAATGATTATAAGGGCTATCATATCATTTTTTAATCTAAGAGCCTATCCAATTGTTACAAGGGGAGTGCTGTCATTTTTTTATGTGATGATATATTGGATAACGTGAAAAAATACATGTAACTCGTTTACAAttattgaataaatattttaacttttGTCTCAAAGTCAGGGTTGTGAATAAATCATACCCATGTACGGTTAGTGTATGAATCAAGCACGAGATGTCAGACATAAAGCAAAACTATTTCTTCTGAACCAACCAATTTGTATACATATAAACATCCATCCTTGTAGCTACCACATTGGTATAATCCGTATATTGCTAGATCAGTTACCAtatattattgaaataaaaataattttagaagTATACGAGTCTTGCGAGCGAGCATGTAcatacaaacaaacaaacaaacaccCTATAATTTCATTGCTATGAGCTGTGATCTACTAATGCACTACTACAGGAGAACGAAATAGGGAATCTAAGGTTGAAAGCACTATGGCACTATGCCATGTATCCATTTCAAGAATTCTAACAGCTCTAATACCGTAACAAGTAGAGCCCTCTCTCAAGTCAGAACTCTCTAAAATCCAATGAGTTGTGAGTTGCCAATCAAATCGTTTTGCCCACTTTCCTGAGTTCTTGGATCCTCAAACTATCGATGCAAACAAAGAGTCATTGTGCTCGAGTGACCTCTCTGGCTTTCTGTTGTGGAGAAGTGGAGCAATATCATATCCATTTATGTTTTTCTTCTCTCTGGGTGGACTCTTTTGGCTACACCGGAGCAATATTTGCAGAGCATCCCTCATATTTGGCCTGTTCGAGGGAACACTACCAGTACAGATAATCCCCAGTTTAAGCACACAGACGATTTCCTCCATGTACTGAGCCTCCTTTATATCCTCATCCACTGCATCGGCTAAATTTTTACCTTCTTGAATGTGCCGCCAAGTCCATTCAACTAGAGACGTGGTCTCATCTCCATTGTGAGCTTCCCTCCCTGATACCAGTTCAAGTAGGATGACTCCAAAGCTGAATACGTCGATCTTTTCATTCACTCTTCTCGTTTGAGGGTACTCTGAAATTTTTTGTGAACAGCTGATTTTTAAAAGGAACTTTTGtaaggaaattttttttgagaaaGCCGAAGAAAATGAGTACCTGGAGCGATATATCCAATGGAGCCAGCTACAGCTGACATGGTGTTCGGCTCAGAATTCTTCATCAACGTTCTTGCTAGACCAAAATCTGCAATCTTTGCATTGAATTCTGAATCTAGTAAGATGTTACTTGATTTCACATCTCGATGGATGATAGGCGGTGAACACGCGTGGTGCATGTAGAATAGACCTTGAGCAGCTCCAATGGCAATATGTAGCCTCTTAGGCCAGTCCAATACCACATGATGAACTGAATCTGAGGAAGAATAACGTCTCTTTTTTCCATGAAGCCATCTATCCAGGCTACAATTTTCCATGTACTCATAAACGAGAAGTTTTGATTCCTCACTCGAGATGCAGCAGAGTAGTTTCACTATGTTGGAGTGTTTAATCGAGCCAAGTATCTTAACTTCTGCTAAGAATTCTTTTTCGAGTTTCTGATCCAACTTCGTTGTATCCCATATCTTCTTAACCGCAACAAACTCACCTGATTGACGAATGGGAACACGATAGACTTTCCCAGACCCTCCACTTCCAATTAGATTGTTATCTGTCAAGCTAGATAATATGTTTCTTTCCGTGAAGCTTAACCTCTGGAATGAGGTGAGTTTCCAAGTCGAATCTGATATATCCTTTCTCTTTTGATAACTTCTGAACAAAAAGAAAGCGTACAAGATAGCCACGAGGAGTGCAAGTGCTGCTATACTTGAGAATGCAGCAACaaaatgagatgaaatttttttcGACTTTTTGGTCTGACTATTACATTGGCTGAGACCTAGTGAAGGGTTATTTGCGCAAAGTCCGGTGTTGTTCAAGAAACTGCTGTCAAAAGCTGCATTTTCAAACTCGTCTGGAATTTCTCCATAGAGCTGATTGGATGAGAGGTTGAGTGAAGTTAACTTCAAACGTCCAATTTCAGGTGGGATTTTCCCCGAAAATTTGTTTCTTGACAAGTCCAAGTCCAATAATAGTGGCAAAAAACCTAGTGATTCAGGGATTTCACCAGAGAGCTGGTTTCCGCTGAGATTCAGGAGTGTCAGAGACTTCCAAGAGATCATATTTGATGGGAGATAGCCAGAAAGCTCATTTCCATCCAACGAAAGAGTCGCGAGAAACTGAAGACCAGTCAATTCTTGAGGAATCACACCACTCAACAAGTTGTTACTTGCTTTAAACTCCCTCAAATTCTCCCATGAAGATATTTCAGTTGGAATTGGACCGGAAAACTGATTGTTCTCCAGATCGAGCAACGATAATTGAGGGCTGATTTTAGTCGGGAGCTGACCAGTGAAATGGTTGTCATTTAGCGTCAACAGTGACAAATCTAATGATGTCCATAACCCATCTGGGATTTCACCAGAAAGACTGTTTTCATGAACGCCAACAGCTTTCAAACTGTTGCAATCACCCAGAGACTGAGGTAATTCACCGGACAAGTTATTATTATAGGCAGACACCCCTAAAAGTACCTTCTTATCACACAGATATTCGGGCAATTTACCAACAAAGTGGTTTTCAAATACTTCAAATTTTCTGAGCATCGAGTATCGTCCAAAATCTGGAGGCAATTCGCCTGATAGATTATTGCTGAACAGCTTGAAATCCATAAGCTTGGGCAATCTACCAATACTTGGTGGTATTTCACCAGATAATTGATTGTAAAACAAAGCCAAACCAGTAAGGTTATTTAACTTTACAAAATCATCCGGTATTGTCCCTGTCAATTTATTGCTTGAAAGATCAAGAACCTGCATGTTCAAACATTCAATCCTCCGAGGAATGGAACCAGACAATCCATTTTTGA from Primulina tabacum isolate GXHZ01 chromosome 3, ASM2559414v2, whole genome shotgun sequence encodes:
- the LOC142540073 gene encoding uncharacterized protein LOC142540073; this translates as MTKTTLSPSHIHLLSTLIFLLFALPFDGNAQNSDPNQELNTLLQLKQNWSNPPSLSHWTPSSDHCTWSEITCTNGSVTKLEIKNRTIVGTIPAFICDLSSLTYLNLLLNSFSGYFPDALYSCSNLEYLDLSNNSFFGAIPDDINRLSPRLQYLDLGYNHFSGDIPSAIGSLTSLTTLHLYGNLFNGSLPQGIGDLSNLEELDLSLNGFLPQRIPSSFTQLKKLKNFWMTEANLIGEIPQSIGNMSALEFLDLSVNGLNGSIPDDLFLLDSLTNLFLFKNGLSGSIPRRIECLNMQVLDLSSNKLTGTIPDDFVKLNNLTGLALFYNQLSGEIPPSIGRLPKLMDFKLFSNNLSGELPPDFGRYSMLRKFEVFENHFVGKLPEYLCDKKVLLGVSAYNNNLSGELPQSLGDCNSLKAVGVHENSLSGEIPDGLWTSLDLSLLTLNDNHFTGQLPTKISPQLSLLDLENNQFSGPIPTEISSWENLREFKASNNLLSGVIPQELTGLQFLATLSLDGNELSGYLPSNMISWKSLTLLNLSGNQLSGEIPESLGFLPLLLDLDLSRNKFSGKIPPEIGRLKLTSLNLSSNQLYGEIPDEFENAAFDSSFLNNTGLCANNPSLGLSQCNSQTKKSKKISSHFVAAFSSIAALALLVAILYAFFLFRSYQKRKDISDSTWKLTSFQRLSFTERNILSSLTDNNLIGSGGSGKVYRVPIRQSGEFVAVKKIWDTTKLDQKLEKEFLAEVKILGSIKHSNIVKLLCCISSEESKLLVYEYMENCSLDRWLHGKKRRYSSSDSVHHVVLDWPKRLHIAIGAAQGLFYMHHACSPPIIHRDVKSSNILLDSEFNAKIADFGLARTLMKNSEPNTMSAVAGSIGYIAPEYPQTRRVNEKIDVFSFGVILLELVSGREAHNGDETTSLVEWTWRHIQEGKNLADAVDEDIKEAQYMEEIVCVLKLGIICTGSVPSNRPNMRDALQILLRCSQKSPPREKKNINGYDIAPLLHNRKPERSLEHNDSLFASIV
- the LOC142540072 gene encoding calmodulin-binding receptor-like cytoplasmic kinase 3, producing MESLCNSSLKIALIFLSLLVLVKSPIISASEFSKQRKACGKFHVRHSGDFGHELFFVDGKLVDRYVFCDALEDDYTRHCFFTRNIGKQYCELDFAVEKLNSHVGRKILKTVVREESGGHDNNKTSQHGKDNHTEISLLNPRMLAMALPVFFVLSCALVCPCFQARKRETGHTVLSEEPNSIDSVSSLERNPMFEKFPGSPLRVPPSPLRVPPSPLRFSMSPKLNRLGSVHLNMSQVARATKNFSRTLRIGEGGFGTVYKAELPNGQVVAIKRARKVEALQSEFRSEIELLAKIDHRNLVKLLGYVEKGNERLIITEYVPNGTLREHLDGLKGGKILDFNQRLEILIDVAHGLTYLHLYSEKQIIHRDVKSSNILLTESVRAKVADFGFAKLGEDSDKSHVSTKVKGTVGYLDPEYMRTNQLTTKSDVYSFGILLLEILTGRRPVDLKRPPEERVMIRWAFKKYNEGKFSDLLDPLMNENVDDEILAKMFSLAIDCAAPTRADRPDMKIVGEQLWGIRMDYLRNERR